One Peribacillus simplex NBRC 15720 = DSM 1321 genomic region harbors:
- a CDS encoding sugar ABC transporter ATP-binding protein, with protein MQIEMHNIYKAFGQNKVLEGVHFSLEAGEVHALMGENGAGKSTLMNILTGLHKQDQGTIEINGKETSFKDSKEAEEAGMAFIRQELNIWPEMTVLENLFIGREMVNAFGVLKTKQMKARANEIFKTLNISLPFDKEAGFCSVGEQQMIEIAKALMTDAEVIIMDEPTAALTDREIEKLFEVMKGLTKKGVSLVYISHRMEEIFAICDRITVMRDGKTVDTKRIADTNFDEVVQKMVGRELEDRFPHREANPGDIVLDVKGLTKKGLFEDIHFAVRQGEIVGVAGLMGAGRTEIMRALFGVDQIDSGEITIEGKKVSIRKPTDAVRHGLAFITENRKEEGLILDFSVRENIGLPNLKSFAPNGIVKTEDEMNFAEMMIKRLHVKTSSAETVIGNLSGGNQQKVVIAKWIGTSPKVLIMDEPTRGIDVGAKREIYELMNELTERGIAIIMVSSELPEIIGMSDRILVVHEGEIAGELLKQEATQEKIMALATGGN; from the coding sequence ATGCAAATCGAAATGCACAATATTTATAAAGCATTTGGTCAAAACAAGGTATTGGAAGGTGTTCATTTTTCTTTAGAGGCTGGGGAAGTGCATGCACTAATGGGAGAAAATGGTGCGGGAAAATCAACCTTGATGAACATTTTGACAGGGCTGCATAAACAAGATCAAGGAACGATTGAGATTAACGGTAAAGAAACCTCATTCAAGGATTCAAAGGAAGCGGAGGAGGCGGGAATGGCCTTTATCCGTCAGGAATTGAATATTTGGCCAGAAATGACCGTGCTGGAGAATCTATTTATCGGCAGGGAAATGGTGAATGCCTTCGGTGTCCTGAAGACGAAACAAATGAAAGCGCGTGCAAACGAGATTTTTAAAACACTTAATATTTCCCTTCCTTTTGATAAGGAAGCCGGATTTTGTTCTGTCGGGGAACAGCAAATGATTGAAATTGCCAAGGCGCTCATGACGGATGCCGAAGTCATCATCATGGACGAGCCCACAGCCGCTTTAACTGATAGGGAAATAGAGAAGCTCTTTGAAGTGATGAAGGGGCTTACCAAAAAGGGTGTATCGCTTGTTTATATTTCTCACCGAATGGAAGAAATATTCGCCATTTGTGACAGAATCACCGTAATGCGTGACGGAAAAACAGTCGATACGAAAAGAATTGCAGATACAAATTTCGATGAAGTCGTTCAAAAAATGGTCGGGCGGGAGCTGGAGGATCGTTTTCCTCATCGTGAAGCGAATCCTGGCGACATAGTCCTTGATGTAAAAGGTTTAACTAAAAAGGGGCTTTTTGAAGATATCCATTTCGCGGTTCGGCAAGGTGAGATTGTCGGTGTAGCCGGATTGATGGGAGCAGGCAGAACAGAAATAATGCGCGCCCTTTTTGGTGTCGACCAAATAGACAGCGGTGAAATTACCATTGAAGGCAAGAAAGTTTCCATACGAAAACCAACGGATGCAGTTCGACACGGCCTGGCTTTCATTACGGAAAATCGTAAAGAAGAGGGGTTAATCCTGGACTTTTCTGTAAGGGAAAATATCGGCTTGCCGAATCTCAAGAGTTTTGCTCCTAACGGAATCGTAAAAACGGAAGATGAGATGAACTTTGCCGAAATGATGATTAAGCGACTTCACGTAAAGACTTCTTCTGCTGAAACGGTCATCGGCAATCTATCCGGAGGAAATCAACAAAAGGTGGTAATAGCCAAATGGATCGGCACTTCCCCTAAAGTTTTAATTATGGATGAACCGACCAGAGGCATAGATGTTGGTGCAAAACGTGAAATTTACGAGTTGATGAATGAATTGACGGAGCGAGGCATCGCCATCATCATGGTTTCGTCAGAACTTCCGGAAATCATTGGAATGAGTGATAGAATCCTTGTGGTTCACGAAGGTGAGATTGCTGGGGAATTGTTAAAGCAGGAAGCGACGCAAGAAAAAATTATGGCATTGGCGACAGGAGGGAACTAG
- a CDS encoding IucA/IucC family protein: MQFINEVEQAVSEKNWYIVNQNLLAKMISEYMYEDMIHPAVLNENATGNLYELKINEGKSYQFLASSRLFDSYEVQAESIQVCETEGFTQANDAIQFILDIQPLIGMTAETTGHLIKEFHHTLLADLQLLSKPEQDADDLVELDYALLEGEMSGHPWIAYNKGRIGFGYDDYLKFAPENQKEVQLSWIAVHKTRGEFNSIETLSYKQLMENELDGETQKSFAKRLTEKGLNAENYYYLPVHEWQWKNVIIQNFTDDLAKGLIVALGNGPDEYLPQQSIRTFVNVSKKDKHHVKLPMSILNTLVYRGLPAERTVIAPKITTYIKNIYENDSFLKEQCKVVLPGEVASLNVDHPYYSKLENVPYQYLEMLGGIWRESIYSYMEEDEKPVTLASLLHVDSKGKPYVESLIEKSGLTAEAWTAQLFDVILSPLLHFIYQYGLVFSPHGQNTILVLKDYKPHRLAIKDFVDDVNVSDQPLPELSNLPDDLRKVLRSETPEGLVQFIFTGLFICHFRYLSTLLMKRSLLDENAFWEGVAQTILTHQKKFPMLQDRFDTFNFFAPKLTKLCLNRNRMLQYGYSDGEDRPHASEFGHVNNALYEKLPAKTL, from the coding sequence ATGCAGTTCATAAATGAAGTGGAACAGGCGGTTTCAGAAAAAAATTGGTACATAGTAAACCAAAACCTGCTGGCCAAGATGATTTCTGAGTACATGTATGAAGATATGATCCATCCAGCTGTTCTGAACGAAAATGCAACAGGAAACCTATATGAGTTAAAGATAAATGAGGGGAAATCTTATCAATTTTTGGCGTCTTCACGCCTTTTTGACAGCTATGAAGTACAAGCCGAGTCGATCCAGGTATGTGAAACGGAAGGTTTTACACAAGCCAATGATGCCATTCAATTCATTCTAGACATCCAGCCGTTAATTGGGATGACTGCCGAAACAACAGGACATTTAATCAAAGAATTCCATCATACGCTGCTTGCGGATCTCCAATTGCTATCCAAACCTGAACAAGATGCGGATGATTTAGTCGAACTGGATTATGCATTACTTGAAGGAGAAATGAGCGGTCACCCTTGGATTGCTTATAACAAGGGAAGAATCGGATTCGGTTATGATGATTATTTGAAGTTCGCTCCAGAAAACCAGAAGGAAGTTCAGTTATCTTGGATTGCCGTCCATAAAACGAGGGGTGAGTTCAATTCAATCGAAACGTTATCCTATAAGCAATTGATGGAGAATGAACTGGATGGGGAAACCCAAAAATCATTTGCAAAAAGATTGACGGAAAAAGGGCTGAACGCAGAAAACTATTACTACCTCCCAGTCCATGAATGGCAGTGGAAGAATGTAATCATCCAGAACTTTACCGATGACTTGGCTAAAGGGCTGATCGTAGCTTTGGGAAATGGTCCTGATGAGTATCTGCCGCAACAATCCATTCGGACATTTGTTAATGTATCGAAAAAGGATAAACACCACGTAAAGCTGCCGATGAGCATTTTAAATACGCTAGTCTACCGTGGATTACCAGCGGAGCGCACGGTCATTGCCCCAAAAATCACAACGTATATAAAGAACATTTATGAAAATGATTCATTCTTGAAAGAACAATGCAAAGTAGTGCTTCCTGGTGAAGTGGCCAGTTTAAATGTTGATCACCCCTATTATTCCAAGCTAGAGAATGTACCCTATCAATATTTAGAGATGCTGGGTGGTATTTGGAGAGAAAGCATTTACAGTTATATGGAAGAAGACGAAAAGCCCGTTACGCTTGCGTCCCTTTTACATGTGGACAGCAAAGGGAAACCATATGTGGAAAGCCTTATTGAAAAATCAGGATTGACTGCAGAAGCCTGGACAGCTCAATTATTCGACGTCATTCTATCACCATTACTACATTTTATCTATCAATACGGATTGGTCTTCTCGCCGCATGGTCAAAATACCATTTTAGTCTTGAAGGATTACAAGCCTCACCGTTTGGCCATCAAGGATTTTGTAGATGATGTAAACGTCAGTGATCAGCCGCTTCCTGAATTAAGTAACCTACCTGACGATTTAAGAAAAGTACTAAGAAGTGAGACTCCCGAGGGGCTGGTTCAATTCATTTTCACGGGACTTTTCATCTGTCATTTCCGATACTTGTCAACACTTCTGATGAAGAGGTCCCTTTTGGATGAGAATGCTTTTTGGGAAGGCGTCGCTCAAACAATCCTTACACATCAGAAAAAATTCCCGATGTTACAGGATCGTTTCGATACATTCAATTTCTTTGCACCAAAATTAACGAAACTTTGCCTGAATAGAAATCGGATGCTTCAATATGGATATAGCGATGGTGAAGACCGGCCGCATGCATCTGAGTTTGGGCATGTGAATAATGCCCTTTATGAAAAGTTACCTGCAAAAACGCTTTAA
- a CDS encoding LacI family DNA-binding transcriptional regulator translates to MATIRDVAKEAGVSVATVSRVMNGSGYAHEDTKKVVMAAVEKLNYKPNEVARSLYKRKSKLVGLILPDITNPFFPEMARGVEDYLQQFGYRLIFGNSDEKRDKEIEYIDTFLQNNVVGMIASTSEEANENFDNLDIPVVLLDRTAEKLPAVYSDQKTGGKLAARVLLDRGSTNIVLIRGPVEIKPVYERYMAALEELKQAKVNVQVMDSSLTLQGGQTCVKQLFEQYPETDGIIACNDIVAAAALQEILKRGKRIPEDIQLIGYDDIAFTALLHPPLSTIRQPAYEMGAQAAEMLIKRINQEKMEVTHKKLPVSFVERQTTRRKAEKT, encoded by the coding sequence TTGGCAACTATTCGGGATGTTGCAAAGGAAGCTGGGGTTTCTGTGGCAACGGTTTCCAGAGTTATGAATGGCAGTGGTTATGCCCATGAGGACACAAAAAAGGTGGTCATGGCAGCTGTTGAAAAATTAAATTATAAACCGAATGAAGTGGCAAGATCCCTCTACAAACGTAAATCCAAATTGGTTGGTTTGATTTTGCCGGACATTACGAATCCCTTCTTCCCAGAAATGGCAAGAGGTGTCGAGGATTATCTGCAGCAATTTGGGTATCGGTTAATTTTTGGAAATAGTGATGAAAAGAGAGATAAAGAAATAGAATATATTGACACTTTTCTGCAAAATAATGTAGTGGGCATGATTGCTTCAACTAGTGAAGAAGCCAATGAAAATTTCGATAATCTGGATATTCCAGTTGTCCTTCTAGACCGTACAGCAGAGAAATTACCAGCTGTTTATTCCGATCAAAAGACAGGCGGTAAGCTGGCAGCACGCGTATTGCTGGATAGAGGCAGTACGAATATAGTCCTCATTAGGGGGCCAGTCGAAATAAAACCTGTATATGAACGGTACATGGCAGCATTGGAAGAATTGAAACAAGCAAAAGTGAACGTGCAAGTCATGGATTCATCCCTAACTCTTCAGGGCGGCCAAACTTGCGTGAAGCAGCTGTTCGAGCAATATCCGGAAACGGATGGAATCATCGCTTGTAATGATATTGTTGCAGCCGCTGCACTTCAAGAGATTTTAAAACGGGGAAAACGGATACCGGAAGACATACAATTGATCGGCTATGATGATATCGCCTTCACAGCGTTATTGCACCCGCCGTTATCTACAATTCGGCAGCCAGCCTATGAGATGGGGGCACAAGCGGCGGAAATGCTAATTAAAAGGATCAATCAAGAAAAAATGGAAGTAACACATAAAAAGCTCCCTGTTTCTTTTGTGGAGAGACAAACAACGAGAAGGAAGGCGGAGAAGACATGA
- the rbsK gene encoding ribokinase produces the protein MIRITVVGSSSMDLVVTSAKRPMAGETVLGESFITVPGGKGANQAVAAARLGAEVSMVGCVGDDVYGEIILENLKKNHVNTECVEPVTGFASGTAHITLSEGDNSIIVVKGANDFITPEYVQKAKKVIEESDIVMVQQEIPEETVEYLAELCNTLQKRLLLNPAPARKLSETVIQQASFLTPNEHEFEILFNGRDRTKVLTEHPNKLFITEGKNGVRYFDGHEEKVVPSFEVEAVDTTGAGDTFNAAFAVAVAEGKSFDECLLFANRAASISVTKLGAQGGMPQRIEVERGFEA, from the coding sequence ATGATTAGAATTACAGTAGTGGGAAGTTCTTCAATGGACTTAGTGGTGACATCAGCTAAGCGGCCAATGGCTGGGGAAACGGTTTTAGGAGAGTCCTTTATCACGGTTCCTGGAGGAAAGGGAGCCAATCAGGCTGTTGCAGCGGCACGTCTTGGTGCAGAAGTGTCGATGGTTGGATGTGTAGGAGATGATGTTTATGGAGAGATCATCTTAGAAAACCTGAAAAAAAATCATGTAAATACGGAGTGTGTGGAACCGGTTACAGGTTTCGCTTCCGGGACAGCACACATTACCCTTTCGGAAGGTGATAACAGCATTATTGTCGTAAAAGGTGCGAATGATTTCATTACTCCTGAATATGTACAAAAGGCGAAAAAGGTGATAGAGGAATCGGATATTGTGATGGTTCAGCAGGAAATACCTGAGGAAACGGTGGAATATCTGGCAGAATTATGCAACACGCTTCAAAAGAGATTACTATTGAACCCAGCTCCCGCCCGCAAGCTAAGCGAGACTGTCATTCAACAGGCATCATTCCTTACTCCGAATGAACATGAATTCGAGATACTATTCAATGGGAGAGATAGGACGAAAGTCTTGACTGAGCATCCCAATAAATTATTCATTACCGAAGGAAAAAATGGCGTCCGTTATTTTGACGGACATGAAGAAAAGGTTGTTCCAAGCTTTGAAGTGGAAGCGGTGGATACAACAGGCGCAGGGGATACATTCAATGCTGCCTTTGCCGTGGCTGTTGCAGAAGGAAAAAGTTTTGACGAATGTTTGTTATTCGCGAACCGGGCAGCCTCCATTTCCGTGACGAAGTTAGGCGCCCAAGGTGGCATGCCGCAAAGGATAGAGGTAGAGAGGGGCTTTGAAGCATGA
- a CDS encoding lysine N(6)-hydroxylase/L-ornithine N(5)-oxygenase family protein encodes MEKQQSIYDLVGIGIGPFNLGLAALLEKTPELNAVFFEKKQEFNWHEGMLLEGTTLQVPFFADLVSMADVTSPYSYLNYLQQHDRLYHFYFLEKFLIPRKEYNDYCRWAAHQLDSCRFGKAVEAVEYIGDQDEPCYQISVRDAQTQKIDVYYSRHVVMGIGSAPTVPSAFHPYMGESILHSADYLRNKENVLKKKSVTVVGSGQSAAEVFLDLLNEQEEYGYQLNWYTRSKGFFPMEYSKLGLEYFTPDYLDFFYRLPQEKKDEILPKQDLLYKGISATTIAAIFDKMYEKSIGNAELSIELRAMTEVAAVTPAENGWRLKCRQWVEDSEFDVDTEAIVFGTGYKSTLPAFLETMEDHLVRDDLGRLAITKDYRVGTAISTPNHLFIQNGEMHTHGVGAPDLGLGAFRNSIIINQLAGKEVYPSEPKGAFQSFRVKSPVMAY; translated from the coding sequence ATGGAGAAGCAACAATCTATCTATGACCTGGTAGGGATAGGGATAGGTCCCTTCAATCTTGGACTTGCGGCCCTTTTGGAGAAAACCCCGGAGTTGAATGCCGTCTTTTTTGAGAAAAAGCAGGAATTTAATTGGCATGAAGGGATGCTGTTGGAAGGGACAACTCTGCAGGTACCGTTCTTTGCCGATCTGGTTAGCATGGCAGATGTGACAAGCCCATATAGTTACCTGAATTATTTACAGCAGCATGATCGGCTTTATCATTTCTACTTCCTTGAAAAATTCTTGATTCCACGAAAAGAATATAACGACTATTGCCGCTGGGCTGCCCATCAACTTGATAGCTGCCGTTTTGGAAAAGCGGTGGAGGCGGTTGAATATATAGGGGATCAAGATGAACCCTGCTATCAAATCAGTGTAAGGGATGCACAAACACAAAAGATCGATGTCTATTATAGCCGTCATGTAGTCATGGGAATTGGCAGCGCCCCGACTGTTCCATCGGCCTTTCATCCATATATGGGAGAGAGCATCCTGCATTCGGCCGATTATTTACGGAATAAAGAAAATGTCTTAAAGAAAAAATCCGTAACGGTTGTCGGATCTGGACAGAGTGCAGCCGAAGTCTTTCTGGATTTGCTTAATGAGCAGGAGGAGTATGGCTACCAGCTAAACTGGTATACAAGATCCAAGGGATTTTTCCCTATGGAATACTCAAAACTCGGGTTAGAATACTTCACTCCAGATTACCTTGATTTCTTTTATCGGCTGCCACAGGAAAAGAAGGATGAAATTTTGCCGAAACAGGATTTATTGTATAAAGGGATCAGTGCTACGACAATTGCAGCAATTTTTGACAAGATGTATGAAAAATCGATTGGAAATGCCGAACTTTCCATTGAACTTCGGGCCATGACGGAAGTTGCGGCAGTTACCCCCGCTGAAAATGGCTGGAGATTGAAATGCCGACAGTGGGTCGAAGATAGCGAATTTGATGTGGACACAGAGGCGATTGTTTTTGGAACGGGCTATAAATCAACCCTTCCGGCATTCCTTGAAACCATGGAAGACCATTTAGTCCGCGATGACTTGGGGCGTCTTGCAATAACGAAAGATTATCGGGTAGGAACGGCCATCTCTACACCGAATCACCTTTTTATTCAAAATGGCGAGATGCATACACATGGTGTGGGTGCTCCGGATCTAGGCTTAGGGGCATTCCGAAATTCGATTATCATCAATCAATTGGCAGGTAAAGAAGTTTATCCATCCGAGCCAAAGGGTGCATTTCAGTCATTCCGTGTAAAATCACCCGTCATGGCTTACTAA
- the rbsD gene encoding D-ribose pyranase, with amino-acid sequence MKRQGIINSSIAKVLVDLGHTDYIVVGDAGLPVPPGVCKIDLALTPGTPSFQDVVRAIHEDMVVEKVIAATEVKVKNPEQHQYMEQQFGAAIEYVSHEDFKRLTSNAKAIIRTGETTPYSNCILQSGVFF; translated from the coding sequence ATGAAACGTCAAGGAATCATTAATAGTTCAATAGCCAAGGTCCTGGTTGACCTTGGTCATACCGATTATATTGTCGTAGGTGATGCCGGGCTGCCGGTGCCACCTGGAGTTTGCAAGATAGATTTAGCATTGACGCCTGGAACACCATCATTTCAAGATGTCGTCCGGGCGATTCACGAAGATATGGTTGTTGAAAAAGTTATCGCTGCCACAGAAGTGAAGGTTAAAAACCCGGAACAGCATCAATATATGGAGCAGCAATTCGGAGCAGCGATTGAATATGTTTCCCATGAGGATTTTAAAAGGCTGACAAGTAACGCGAAAGCAATAATCCGGACCGGGGAGACGACGCCATATTCAAATTGCATATTGCAGTCTGGAGTATTCTTTTAA
- the rbsB gene encoding ribose ABC transporter substrate-binding protein RbsB, with product MKKIVSIIMVLSLMVLAACSMDSGLKDDKKEKKDSMKDVKVGVSISTLNNPFFVSLKDGIEKEAKEKGMKVTVVDAQDDTAKQISGIEDLILQKVDVLLVNPTDSTAISSAVQSANEAGIPVITIDRSSDEGDIETFIASDNVAGGEMAAEYLVKELGEKAKVVELEGVSGASATRERGKGFHNIADKQLDVLTSQTAEFDRTKGLNVMENILQGNKDVQAVFAHNDEMALGAIEAIKAAGKDIIVVGFDGNDDALKAVENGELKATIAQQPALIGVEAVNAAEKILKGDKVDDTISVPLKLVTKE from the coding sequence ATGAAAAAAATAGTATCGATCATCATGGTTCTTTCTTTAATGGTCTTAGCTGCCTGTTCAATGGATTCTGGTCTAAAAGATGATAAAAAAGAAAAGAAAGACTCCATGAAAGACGTGAAAGTCGGAGTCAGCATCTCTACTTTAAACAACCCATTCTTCGTTTCCTTAAAAGATGGTATTGAAAAAGAAGCAAAAGAAAAAGGCATGAAAGTCACAGTTGTTGACGCCCAGGATGATACGGCAAAACAAATTAGCGGAATTGAAGATTTAATTCTTCAAAAGGTTGATGTCCTTCTTGTGAATCCTACTGATTCTACGGCAATATCTTCAGCCGTTCAATCAGCAAATGAAGCGGGCATTCCCGTTATCACGATTGACCGCTCTTCAGACGAAGGCGACATTGAAACGTTCATCGCTTCCGACAATGTGGCTGGCGGGGAAATGGCTGCAGAATATCTAGTTAAAGAGCTTGGCGAAAAAGCGAAAGTAGTGGAACTTGAAGGGGTATCCGGGGCATCTGCAACTCGTGAACGCGGGAAAGGTTTCCACAATATTGCGGACAAGCAATTAGATGTCCTGACAAGCCAAACGGCGGAATTCGACCGGACAAAAGGGCTTAACGTCATGGAAAATATCCTGCAAGGCAATAAAGACGTCCAAGCAGTATTCGCCCATAATGATGAAATGGCACTTGGGGCCATTGAAGCAATCAAGGCAGCAGGAAAAGACATCATCGTAGTTGGTTTTGACGGAAATGATGATGCATTGAAAGCAGTTGAAAACGGTGAACTAAAAGCTACAATCGCCCAACAACCGGCACTTATCGGTGTAGAAGCGGTTAATGCGGCTGAAAAAATCTTAAAAGGCGACAAAGTGGATGACACAATATCCGTTCCATTGAAATTGGTCACTAAAGAATGA
- a CDS encoding ABC transporter permease — protein sequence MKLEATGKSGIWQKFGPLLALVLLFIVITVLNPSFMEPNNILNLLRQTSINALIAFGMTFIILTGGIDLSVGSILALSSALMAGMMVSGLDPILAILVGILLGAIMGVINGILVSKGKMAPFIVTLATMTIFRGLTLVYTDGKPITGIGDSVMFQMLGRGYFLGVPVPAVVMVIAFFILWFLLHKTSFGRKTYAIGGNEKASRISGIKVDRVKVAIYGLAGTMAAIAGAILTSRLNSAQPTAGQSYEMDAIAAVVLGGTSLSGGKGRLFGTLVGVLIIGTLNNGMNLLGVSSFYQQVVKGAVILIAVLLDRKKS from the coding sequence ATGAAACTTGAGGCTACAGGGAAAAGCGGGATTTGGCAGAAATTTGGTCCGTTACTCGCCTTGGTACTTTTATTTATCGTAATAACCGTTTTAAATCCATCATTCATGGAACCGAATAATATATTGAATTTATTGCGTCAAACCTCCATCAATGCACTTATTGCATTTGGAATGACCTTTATCATATTGACAGGTGGCATCGACTTGTCCGTCGGTTCCATTTTAGCTCTATCCAGCGCACTTATGGCTGGTATGATGGTCTCGGGATTAGATCCGATTTTAGCAATATTAGTAGGGATTCTACTAGGTGCAATAATGGGTGTAATCAATGGGATTCTCGTTTCAAAAGGAAAAATGGCGCCTTTCATCGTGACACTGGCCACCATGACAATTTTCCGGGGATTAACGCTTGTGTATACGGATGGAAAGCCGATTACTGGAATTGGCGATTCTGTAATGTTCCAGATGCTGGGGAGAGGTTACTTCCTGGGAGTGCCAGTACCGGCCGTTGTGATGGTCATCGCTTTCTTCATCCTATGGTTCCTGCTTCATAAAACATCCTTTGGCCGTAAAACATATGCCATTGGCGGAAATGAAAAGGCTTCCCGTATTTCGGGGATTAAAGTTGACCGAGTCAAGGTGGCCATATATGGTCTGGCTGGTACGATGGCAGCAATCGCTGGTGCCATTTTAACATCCCGTCTGAATTCGGCACAGCCGACGGCAGGCCAATCCTATGAAATGGATGCCATTGCAGCAGTGGTGCTAGGCGGAACGAGCCTTTCAGGCGGTAAAGGGCGGTTGTTCGGTACGCTGGTGGGTGTCTTGATCATCGGTACCTTGAATAACGGCATGAATTTACTTGGTGTATCCTCTTTCTACCAGCAAGTGGTAAAAGGTGCAGTTATATTAATCGCGGTCTTACTTGACCGTAAAAAATCATAA
- a CDS encoding GNAT family N-acetyltransferase: MKNSYEEMLKDSNQQLSFVKVEFERDIDTLHKWMHEDHVIPYWNLNFTKEKFAVHLKKALADTHQTLYLGCLDSIPMSYWESYWVKGDIIEDYYESEEGDQGIHLLIGDPDYLGKGLALPFLRAMVKYQLLSAKTKKVMAEPDIRNAKMIYLFEKCGFTPIKEIELPDKTALLMSCTRENFERKWKYGEATIYL; this comes from the coding sequence ATGAAAAATAGTTATGAAGAAATGCTGAAGGACAGTAATCAACAGCTTTCATTTGTCAAAGTTGAATTTGAGAGGGATATAGATACACTGCATAAATGGATGCATGAAGATCATGTAATACCCTACTGGAATTTGAATTTCACAAAAGAAAAATTCGCTGTTCATTTAAAAAAGGCATTGGCTGATACACATCAAACACTCTATTTAGGCTGCCTGGACTCAATTCCCATGAGCTATTGGGAATCGTATTGGGTAAAAGGCGATATCATCGAAGATTATTATGAATCCGAAGAGGGAGACCAAGGCATTCATTTACTCATTGGTGATCCGGATTATCTAGGAAAAGGACTGGCTTTGCCGTTTTTACGTGCAATGGTGAAATACCAACTACTTTCTGCAAAAACAAAAAAAGTGATGGCTGAACCGGATATTCGAAATGCAAAGATGATTTACTTATTTGAAAAGTGCGGGTTTACCCCAATTAAAGAAATTGAGCTCCCTGATAAAACAGCATTGCTAATGTCATGTACACGGGAGAATTTCGAGAGGAAGTGGAAGTATGGAGAAGCAACAATCTATCTATGA
- the gdhA gene encoding NADP-specific glutamate dehydrogenase produces the protein MTTSQEVEHEELQDAREFVSQVYAQVKERNPHESEFHQAVKEIFLSLIPVFAKHPEYMKSGILERLVEPERMITFRVSWVDDLGNVQVNRGFRVQFNSAIGPFKGGLRFHPTVNSSIIKFLGFEQIFKNSLTGQPIGGGKGGSDFDPKGKSDAEIMRFCQSFMAELARYIGPDTDVPAGDIGVGAREIGYLFGQYKKMQGSYQAGVLTGKGISYGGSLARTEATGYGTVYFVEEMLKDKGLQFHGSTVVISGSGNVSIYAIEKATQLGAKVVACSDSNGYIYDENGLNLDTIRRLKEVERKRLSEYIDAHPEAVYHEGSYGIWSVPCDIALPCATQNEIDEEAAKLLVKNNVKAVGEGANMPSTLEAIDVFLNNGILFGPAKAANAGGVAVSALEMAQNSARMPWTFEDVDAKLHEIMKNIYKNSVEAAEAYGAPGNLVVGANIAGFLKVADAMLTQGIL, from the coding sequence ATGACAACTTCACAGGAAGTCGAGCATGAGGAATTACAAGATGCCAGAGAGTTCGTAAGTCAAGTATACGCACAGGTAAAGGAGCGTAATCCCCACGAAAGTGAATTCCACCAAGCCGTAAAGGAGATATTCCTTTCATTGATCCCCGTTTTTGCGAAACATCCTGAATATATGAAAAGCGGGATATTGGAAAGGCTGGTTGAACCCGAAAGAATGATCACCTTCCGTGTCTCTTGGGTTGATGACCTGGGAAATGTTCAAGTCAACCGTGGTTTCCGTGTACAATTCAACAGTGCAATCGGGCCATTCAAAGGCGGTCTTCGATTCCATCCCACTGTAAATTCCAGCATCATAAAGTTTCTTGGTTTTGAGCAAATCTTTAAAAACTCTCTTACAGGCCAGCCAATTGGTGGGGGAAAAGGCGGATCGGACTTCGATCCAAAAGGAAAATCGGATGCTGAAATCATGCGTTTTTGCCAAAGTTTCATGGCAGAACTAGCTCGCTATATCGGACCTGATACAGATGTACCGGCTGGTGATATCGGAGTCGGTGCAAGGGAGATCGGTTACCTGTTCGGTCAGTATAAAAAAATGCAAGGCAGCTACCAAGCTGGTGTTCTAACTGGTAAAGGCATAAGTTACGGCGGAAGCTTGGCTCGTACAGAAGCGACTGGATATGGAACGGTTTACTTTGTCGAAGAAATGCTAAAAGACAAAGGGTTACAATTCCATGGCAGCACTGTCGTTATCTCCGGATCTGGCAATGTATCCATTTATGCCATTGAAAAAGCTACACAGCTAGGCGCAAAAGTTGTTGCGTGCAGCGACTCCAATGGCTACATATACGATGAAAATGGTCTGAACCTCGATACAATTCGACGTCTAAAAGAAGTGGAACGAAAACGATTGAGTGAGTATATCGATGCGCACCCGGAAGCTGTATACCATGAAGGAAGCTACGGCATTTGGTCTGTACCATGTGACATCGCACTTCCTTGTGCCACACAAAATGAAATCGATGAAGAAGCAGCAAAATTACTGGTCAAAAATAATGTGAAGGCAGTCGGTGAGGGTGCTAATATGCCCTCAACCCTTGAGGCCATTGATGTATTCCTTAATAACGGCATCCTTTTTGGACCAGCAAAAGCGGCCAATGCAGGCGGCGTAGCCGTTTCTGCACTCGAAATGGCCCAAAACAGTGCCAGAATGCCTTGGACGTTTGAAGATGTCGATGCCAAACTGCATGAGATCATGAAAAACATCTATAAAAACAGTGTCGAGGCTGCAGAAGCATATGGTGCGCCTGGCAACTTAGTTGTTGGGGCAAATATTGCCGGATTCCTTAAAGTGGCGGATGCTATGCTGACTCAAGGTATCCTCTAG